The following are encoded together in the Candidatus Methylomirabilis oxygeniifera genome:
- a CDS encoding exported protein of unknown function (Evidence 5 : No homology to any previously reported sequences), with amino-acid sequence MTQLREQCSVRSWPVTVAVVGLLWLCGPVSEVMAQPLVPAAPKAPGMPEGRRLIETIKIWKMTEALNLDEDQAAKLFPRLAQLEASRREFHRQQRMLRDELTELLKQQPLRDQEVKARLERLERAEIDFRGREQVIRGGLRSILSVEQQARLALFEDRFESEMRRAIQDLRQRHRGLPPGPGQGIEAPGPKDQPPTPMESELPRR; translated from the coding sequence ATGACACAATTACGGGAGCAATGCTCGGTCCGGTCTTGGCCTGTGACGGTAGCCGTCGTGGGGCTACTCTGGTTGTGCGGTCCGGTCTCAGAAGTCATGGCACAACCGCTTGTACCTGCCGCTCCGAAGGCGCCTGGGATGCCGGAGGGGAGACGCTTGATCGAAACGATCAAGATATGGAAGATGACTGAGGCACTCAATTTGGACGAAGATCAAGCCGCCAAGCTGTTCCCAAGACTGGCCCAGTTGGAGGCTTCACGACGTGAATTTCACAGGCAACAGCGTATGTTGCGTGATGAGCTGACCGAACTTCTGAAGCAGCAGCCCTTACGCGACCAGGAGGTCAAGGCGAGACTCGAACGGTTAGAGCGCGCTGAAATCGACTTCAGAGGGCGAGAGCAAGTCATTAGGGGGGGGCTCCGGTCGATCTTGAGTGTAGAACAGCAGGCCCGGCTCGCCCTGTTCGAAGATCGATTTGAGAGTGAGATGCGCCGCGCCATCCAGGACCTTCGGCAGCGTCATCGGGGATTGCCCCCAGGTCCCGGCCAAGGCATCGAAGCGCCCGGCCCGAAGGATCAGCCTCCGACCCCTATGGAGAGCGAGTTGCCGCGCAGATAA
- a CDS encoding protein of unknown function (Evidence 5 : No homology to any previously reported sequences) produces the protein MRCEDVKFDLLELIEGELPKARRSEVLIHLDDCAACAAEFSAYHDLLTLVQVDPVPEPSPGFWEEFLPSVKQRIGQEASRRKPTPAAWLTGVRSWLTFRPRLIAGLAVAAVSMFIVVRLPGVLPVRVNRQAAPVLTEKLIGQTGAAHTVAVIPRSDRRNQQSGETFVVAGEVVEEPSILMAAIRRLGGVDEIADRLETAWVLRPEADLADSLASLNEEERQVLLNHLSHLRMSES, from the coding sequence ATGAGATGCGAAGACGTTAAGTTCGATCTGTTGGAGTTGATCGAGGGGGAACTGCCGAAGGCGCGTCGCTCTGAGGTCCTTATCCATCTTGATGACTGCGCGGCGTGTGCGGCCGAGTTTTCTGCGTATCATGATCTCCTGACGCTTGTGCAGGTCGACCCGGTTCCTGAGCCGTCGCCAGGCTTTTGGGAAGAGTTTCTGCCTTCGGTGAAACAGCGAATTGGGCAGGAGGCCTCCAGGCGCAAGCCGACACCCGCCGCCTGGTTGACCGGCGTAAGATCGTGGTTGACGTTCCGGCCACGCCTCATCGCCGGCCTGGCGGTGGCGGCCGTATCAATGTTCATCGTCGTTCGGTTACCGGGCGTGTTGCCCGTGAGGGTGAATCGACAGGCAGCACCGGTTTTGACGGAAAAGCTCATCGGGCAGACTGGCGCGGCGCACACTGTGGCAGTGATACCTCGTTCCGATCGCAGGAACCAACAATCCGGCGAAACGTTTGTGGTGGCCGGAGAGGTCGTCGAGGAGCCTTCGATCCTGATGGCGGCAATTCGGCGGCTCGGCGGGGTGGATGAAATTGCGGATCGACTCGAAACAGCCTGGGTTCTGCGCCCGGAGGCCGATCTGGCAGACTCACTCGCCTCGCTCAACGAGGAGGAGCGCCAAGTCCTGCTGAATCACCTGAGTCATCTGAGAATGTCAGAGTCATGA
- a CDS encoding protein of unknown function (Evidence 5 : No homology to any previously reported sequences) produces MRQRSNLPLPFLFSPICVPRTGREAQGVVESRLTSLFLNRNFVPNGPVSRHRSRRRKKSC; encoded by the coding sequence GTGAGGCAGCGGAGCAATCTTCCGCTGCCGTTTTTGTTTTCGCCTATCTGCGTGCCTCGCACAGGCAGAGAGGCCCAGGGTGTCGTGGAATCCAGACTGACGAGCCTGTTCTTGAACCGGAACTTCGTGCCGAACGGCCCCGTCTCGCGACATCGCTCCAGGAGACGGAAGAAGAGCTGCTGA